In one Oscillospiraceae bacterium genomic region, the following are encoded:
- a CDS encoding uroporphyrinogen III methyltransferase yields MMGCVTLVGAGPGDPGLLTQAGAKALARADLVVYDRLVGPEILALIPEGAERVDVGKQAARHPVPQEEINRILLDGALAGKNVVRLKGGDPFLFGRGGEELELLSEHAVPFREIPGVTSAIAAPAYGGIPVTHRDYTSSLHIVTGHQRAGKALDIDFGALVRTGGTLVFLMGVSALPAICAGLLAAGLEPSTPAAVVERGATPAQRRIDATVGNLPGAAERAGVESPAVIVVGRVCALAPRFCWFDALPLRGRTLVVTRPRERAGTLSDRLRELGAEVLEYPCIETQPILPNPPAQRALDGLGAYRWLALTSPAGAEALWALLEARGQDARALGGVKLAAIGPGTDKALRGHGLRADLVPEIYDAAHLGAALAEKATGRVLLLRAEKASPELPAALDGAGLAYDDVALYRTIYENSRSEDLRALLEGDKIDGVTFTSASTVKGFAATVGEDFDFSRVTGFCIGAQTAAEAERYGVRTKTARSATMDALERLIEEELQHGTH; encoded by the coding sequence ATGATGGGATGCGTCACCCTGGTGGGCGCGGGGCCGGGGGATCCCGGCCTGCTCACCCAGGCCGGGGCCAAAGCCCTGGCCCGGGCCGACCTGGTGGTCTACGACCGGCTGGTGGGGCCTGAAATCCTGGCCCTGATCCCGGAGGGAGCGGAGCGGGTGGACGTGGGCAAGCAGGCCGCCCGCCACCCGGTGCCCCAGGAGGAAATCAACCGCATTCTGCTGGACGGTGCCCTGGCGGGGAAAAACGTGGTGCGCCTCAAGGGGGGCGACCCCTTCCTCTTCGGCCGGGGCGGGGAGGAGCTGGAGCTCCTCAGCGAGCACGCCGTCCCCTTCCGGGAGATCCCCGGCGTGACCTCGGCCATCGCGGCCCCGGCCTACGGCGGCATCCCGGTGACCCACCGGGACTATACCTCCTCGCTGCACATCGTCACCGGCCACCAGCGGGCGGGGAAGGCGCTGGACATCGACTTCGGGGCCCTGGTGCGCACTGGAGGCACCCTGGTCTTTCTCATGGGGGTGAGCGCCCTGCCCGCCATCTGCGCCGGGCTGCTGGCGGCGGGCCTGGAGCCCTCCACCCCCGCCGCCGTGGTGGAGCGGGGCGCCACCCCCGCCCAGCGGCGGATCGACGCCACCGTGGGCAATTTGCCCGGGGCGGCGGAGCGGGCCGGGGTGGAGAGCCCGGCGGTCATTGTGGTGGGCAGGGTGTGCGCCCTGGCGCCCCGCTTCTGCTGGTTCGACGCACTCCCCCTGCGGGGGAGGACCCTGGTGGTCACCCGGCCCAGGGAGCGCGCCGGCACCCTCTCGGACCGCCTGCGGGAGCTGGGGGCCGAGGTGCTGGAGTACCCCTGCATTGAGACGCAGCCCATCCTGCCCAACCCGCCCGCCCAGCGGGCGCTGGACGGCCTGGGGGCGTACCGGTGGCTGGCTCTGACCAGCCCCGCCGGGGCGGAGGCCCTGTGGGCGCTGCTGGAGGCGCGGGGGCAGGACGCCCGGGCCCTGGGCGGTGTGAAGCTGGCCGCCATCGGCCCCGGCACGGACAAGGCCCTGCGGGGCCACGGGCTGCGCGCCGATTTGGTGCCTGAGATCTACGACGCGGCGCACCTGGGCGCGGCCCTGGCGGAGAAAGCCACGGGCCGGGTGCTCCTGCTGCGGGCGGAAAAAGCCTCTCCGGAGCTGCCCGCCGCCCTGGACGGGGCGGGCCTGGCGTACGACGACGTGGCCCTCTACCGCACAATCTATGAAAATTCCCGCTCTGAGGACTTGCGCGCCCTGCTGGAAGGGGATAAGATAGACGGCGTGACCTTTACCAGCGCCTCCACCGTGAAGGGCTTCGCGGCCACGGTGGGGGAGGACTTCGACTTTTCCCGGGTGACCGGCTTCTGCATCGGGGCGCAGACCGCCGCCGAGGCGGAACGGTACGGCGTCCGGACAAAAACAGCCCGGAGCGCCACCATGGACGCGCTGGAGCGCCTTATCGAGGAGGAATTACAGCATGGAACTCACTGA
- the hemC gene encoding porphobilinogen deaminase: MRNVRVGSRESRLAVVQSQLVMDAIRAADPSLRVELVTMKTTGDKILDRTLDQVGGKGLFVKELDAALLEGRVDLTVHSLKDMPMQTDPALPIVAFSRREDPRDALVLPDGGKELDLTKPIGCASLRRKLQLERLFPGADVAPVRGNVLTRLAKLDRGEYAALVLAAAGLKRLGLQGRIARYFAPEELLPAAGQGILAVQARAGADTVYLKDFDDPAARACALAERAFVRALDGGCSSPVAAFGTVKENCLTLTGMDEAGRKESLAGPVNEAEALGTALALRMRGAAV; encoded by the coding sequence ATGAGAAACGTCAGAGTGGGCAGCCGGGAGAGCCGGCTGGCGGTGGTCCAGTCCCAGCTGGTGATGGACGCCATCCGGGCGGCGGACCCGTCCCTCCGGGTGGAGCTGGTGACCATGAAGACCACCGGGGATAAAATTCTGGACCGCACACTGGACCAGGTGGGGGGCAAGGGCCTCTTCGTCAAGGAGCTGGACGCGGCGCTGCTGGAGGGCCGGGTGGATCTCACCGTCCACAGCCTGAAGGACATGCCCATGCAGACCGATCCGGCCCTGCCCATCGTGGCCTTCTCCCGCCGGGAGGACCCCAGGGACGCGCTGGTGCTGCCGGACGGTGGCAAGGAGTTGGACTTGACAAAGCCCATTGGCTGTGCCAGCCTGCGGCGGAAGCTCCAGCTGGAGCGCCTGTTCCCCGGCGCGGACGTGGCCCCGGTGCGGGGCAACGTGCTCACCCGGCTGGCCAAGCTGGACCGGGGGGAGTACGCCGCCCTGGTGCTGGCGGCGGCGGGGCTGAAACGCCTGGGGCTCCAGGGGCGGATCGCCCGGTACTTCGCGCCGGAGGAGCTGCTCCCCGCTGCCGGGCAGGGCATTCTGGCCGTCCAGGCCCGGGCCGGGGCGGATACAGTCTACTTAAAGGACTTCGACGATCCCGCCGCACGGGCCTGCGCCCTGGCGGAGCGGGCCTTTGTCCGGGCGCTGGACGGGGGGTGCTCCTCCCCGGTGGCGGCCTTCGGAACCGTAAAGGAGAATTGCTTGACATTAACCGGAATGGACGAGGCGGGACGGAAGGAATCGCTTGCCGGCCCCGTGAATGAGGCGGAGGCGCTGGGCACGGCTCTGGCGCTTCGGATGAGGGGGGCCGCGGTATGA
- the hemA gene encoding glutamyl-tRNA reductase encodes MSMNLVMAGLDHERAPIALRECLAFPKSRVGSACAQIRGRVPGVLGCVLLSTCNRTELYLSCAEGAAPDPAALLCAAAGVEPEELRGYFSVRRGDDAAVHLLEVAGGLRSRIWGEDQILSQVKGAAALAREAGCADPVLETLFRMAASAGKELKTRIRLENVPASAAGRAVEVLEREAGGLSGKKALVIGNGEMGRLAADALRGAGCAVTVTLRSYRHGESVVPAGCAVVPYEARYQCLAGMDLLISATTSPHYTISAEELAGLAHIPPLMADLAIPRDIEPGVGELPGVALYNIDTLGCAPRREIPPEAEALLARHLERFHQWLNYRESLPALEGVKRDIVRRVLTTDDLEGLEAEQIVELAVGRAVDLLSGGLREEISAQGLERCGEIIRTHTRREKNSHEGLSLSAVR; translated from the coding sequence ATGAGCATGAATCTCGTCATGGCGGGCCTGGATCACGAGCGCGCCCCCATCGCCCTGCGGGAGTGCCTGGCCTTTCCCAAGAGCCGGGTGGGGAGCGCCTGCGCCCAGATCCGCGGCCGCGTGCCGGGGGTGCTGGGCTGCGTGCTGCTGTCCACCTGCAACCGCACGGAGCTCTACCTCTCCTGCGCGGAGGGGGCCGCCCCCGACCCGGCCGCGCTGCTGTGCGCCGCCGCGGGGGTGGAGCCGGAGGAGCTGCGGGGCTACTTCTCGGTGCGCCGGGGGGATGACGCGGCCGTCCACCTGCTGGAGGTGGCCGGGGGGCTGCGCTCCCGCATCTGGGGGGAGGACCAGATCCTCTCCCAGGTGAAGGGGGCGGCGGCGCTGGCCCGGGAGGCGGGATGCGCCGATCCTGTGCTGGAGACCCTGTTCCGCATGGCGGCCTCGGCGGGCAAGGAGCTCAAGACCCGTATCCGCCTGGAGAACGTGCCCGCCTCGGCGGCGGGCCGGGCGGTGGAGGTGCTGGAGCGGGAGGCCGGGGGGCTTTCGGGGAAGAAGGCTCTGGTCATCGGCAACGGGGAGATGGGCCGCCTGGCGGCGGACGCCCTGCGTGGGGCGGGCTGCGCGGTCACCGTGACCCTGCGCAGCTACCGCCACGGCGAGAGCGTGGTGCCCGCCGGGTGCGCCGTGGTGCCCTACGAGGCCCGCTACCAGTGCCTGGCGGGGATGGATCTGCTGATTTCGGCCACCACCAGCCCCCACTACACCATCTCGGCGGAGGAGCTGGCGGGGCTGGCCCATATCCCGCCCCTGATGGCCGACCTGGCTATTCCCCGGGACATCGAGCCGGGGGTGGGGGAACTGCCCGGCGTGGCGCTCTACAACATCGACACCCTGGGCTGCGCCCCCCGGCGGGAGATCCCCCCGGAGGCGGAGGCGCTTTTGGCCCGCCACCTGGAGCGCTTCCACCAGTGGCTCAACTACCGGGAGAGCCTGCCCGCCCTGGAGGGGGTCAAGCGGGACATCGTGCGCCGCGTGCTCACCACCGACGACCTGGAGGGCCTGGAGGCCGAGCAGATCGTGGAGCTGGCGGTGGGCCGGGCGGTGGATCTGCTCTCCGGCGGCCTGCGGGAGGAGATTTCGGCCCAGGGCCTGGAGCGCTGCGGCGAGATTATCCGCACCCACACGAGAAGGGAGAAAAACAGCCATGAGGGGCTTTCGCTTTCCGCTGTTCGTTGA
- a CDS encoding precorrin-2 C(20)-methyltransferase, whose protein sequence is MRQGTLYGVGVGPGDPELLTLKAIRILEQADVIAVPDKGHGEGTALAIAGAYIADKERISCPAPMVKDKDVLDACYAETAERICALLDAGKYVAFITLGDPTVYSTYIYLHRKVVERGYGAEIVPGVPSFCAVAARLGESLCQGEERLLVVPASHGVGEDVLDFPANKVFMKSGRGLSALRDTLKRRGTPAGGVANCGMEGERVWRTLDDMEDGPGYFAVVLAKE, encoded by the coding sequence ATGAGACAAGGCACGCTTTACGGCGTGGGGGTGGGCCCCGGGGACCCGGAGCTGCTGACCCTCAAGGCCATACGCATTTTAGAGCAGGCGGACGTCATCGCCGTGCCCGACAAGGGCCACGGGGAGGGCACCGCCCTGGCCATCGCGGGGGCGTACATCGCGGATAAGGAGCGCATCTCCTGCCCCGCCCCCATGGTCAAGGACAAGGACGTGCTGGACGCCTGCTACGCGGAGACGGCGGAGCGGATCTGCGCCCTGCTGGACGCGGGAAAGTACGTGGCATTCATCACCCTGGGGGACCCCACAGTGTACTCCACCTACATCTACCTCCACCGCAAGGTGGTGGAGCGGGGCTACGGGGCGGAGATCGTCCCCGGCGTGCCCTCCTTCTGCGCCGTGGCCGCCCGGCTGGGGGAGAGCCTGTGCCAGGGGGAGGAGCGCCTGCTGGTGGTGCCCGCCTCCCACGGCGTGGGGGAAGACGTGCTGGATTTCCCCGCCAACAAGGTCTTTATGAAGTCGGGCCGGGGCCTGAGCGCCCTGCGGGACACGCTGAAGCGCCGCGGGACCCCTGCGGGCGGCGTGGCCAACTGCGGTATGGAGGGGGAGCGGGTCTGGAGGACCCTGGACGATATGGAGGACGGCCCCGGCTATTTCGCGGTGGTGCTTGCAAAGGAGTAA
- a CDS encoding hypothetical protein (frameshifted, deletion at around 2447763;~possible pseudo due to internal stop codon) — protein MNGKKAVLVVSFGTSYTDALEGCIAPTEAAIAAALPGRDLRRAFTSGMIMRKLERRDGLVIDDVPRALTRLLDEGYDDVVIQPTHIMNGEEYDKLAAQAAPLLPRFGRAVLGEPLLTGAEDYRAAAEALMAELPPTGSGEALVLMGHGSEHFANAAYALLEYVLHDLGWKDAFVGTVEGYPALEQVMARLAERSGIDRVLLCPFMVVAGDHARNDMAGEEPDSWKSRLEAAGYAVTCMVRGLGQLPGVRARFAAHAREAAGLEESV, from the coding sequence ATGAACGGAAAAAAAGCGGTTCTGGTGGTCTCCTTCGGCACCAGCTACACCGACGCGCTGGAGGGCTGCATCGCCCCCACCGAGGCGGCCATCGCCGCCGCCCTGCCGGGGCGGGACTTGCGCCGGGCCTTCACAAGCGGTATGATTATGCGCAAGCTGGAGCGGCGGGACGGCCTTGTGATTGACGACGTGCCCCGGGCTCTGACGCGCCTGCTGGACGAGGGGTACGACGACGTGGTGATCCAGCCCACCCACATCATGAACGGCGAGGAGTACGACAAGCTGGCCGCCCAGGCCGCCCCGCTGCTGCCGCGCTTTGGCCGGGCCGTGCTGGGGGAGCCCCTGCTCACAGGGGCGGAGGACTACCGCGCGGCGGCCGAGGCCCTGATGGCGGAGCTGCCCCCCACGGGGTCGGGGGAGGCCCTGGTGCTGATGGGCCACGGGTCGGAGCACTTCGCCAACGCGGCCTACGCCCTGCTGGAGTACGTGCTCCACGACCTGGGGTGGAAGGACGCCTTTGTGGGCACGGTGGAGGGCTACCCGGCCCTGGAGCAGGTTATGGCCCGTCTGGCCGAGCGGAGCGGGATAGACAGGGTGCTCCTGTGCCCCTTCATGGTGGTGGCCGGGGATCACGCCCGCAACGACATGGCGGGGGAGGAGCCGGACTCCTGGAAATCCCGGCTGGAGGCGGCGGGCTACGCGGTCACCTGCATGGTGCGCGGGCTGGGGCAGCTCCCCGGCGTCCGCGCCCGCTTTGCCGCCCACGCCAGGGAAGCGGCGGGATTGGAGGAGTCGGTATGA
- the cbiC gene encoding precorrin-8X methylmutase: MKVELQRVAPAEIEARSMEIITRELGERTFPADQLPVIKRVIHTTADFDYADNLAFSPDAVERGIAALRGGCSIVTDTQMAKAGINKRVLGKFGGEVFCFMSDADVAAEAKERGVTRATVSMERAAALPGQVVLALGNAPTALVRACELAQEGRLSPALVIGAPVGFVNVVESKELLRSLALPQIVCRGRKGGSNVAAAICNALLYLASGGERE; encoded by the coding sequence ATGAAGGTAGAGCTGCAGCGGGTGGCCCCGGCGGAGATCGAGGCCAGGAGCATGGAGATCATCACCCGGGAGCTGGGGGAGCGGACCTTTCCGGCGGACCAGCTGCCGGTGATCAAGCGGGTGATCCACACCACGGCGGATTTTGACTACGCGGACAACCTGGCCTTCTCCCCGGACGCGGTGGAGCGGGGGATCGCGGCGCTCCGGGGGGGCTGCTCCATCGTCACCGACACCCAGATGGCGAAGGCCGGGATCAACAAGCGGGTGCTGGGCAAATTCGGCGGGGAGGTATTCTGCTTCATGTCCGACGCCGATGTGGCCGCCGAGGCAAAGGAGCGGGGGGTGACCCGCGCCACCGTGTCCATGGAGCGCGCCGCCGCACTGCCGGGACAGGTCGTGCTGGCCCTGGGCAACGCCCCCACCGCCCTGGTGCGGGCCTGCGAGCTGGCCCAGGAGGGGAGGCTCTCCCCGGCGCTGGTCATCGGCGCGCCCGTGGGCTTCGTCAACGTGGTGGAGTCCAAGGAGCTGCTGCGCTCCCTGGCCCTGCCCCAAATCGTCTGCCGGGGGCGCAAGGGCGGCTCCAACGTGGCCGCCGCCATCTGCAACGCCCTGCTCTATCTGGCCTCGGGAGGGGAACGGGAATGA
- the cobQ gene encoding cobyric acid synthase: MAKAIMVQGTASNAGKSLLCAALCRIFHQDGYRVAPFKSQNMALNSFITEEGLEMGRAQVVQAEAAEAVPSVRMNPILLKPHSNTGSQVIVNGVPRGTMAAADYFRYKKQLIPEVMAAYGSLAAEHDIIVIEGAGSPAEINLKADDIVNMGMARRANAPVLLCGDIDRGGVFAALYGTVALLEPDEQAMIKGLIINKFRGDPEILRPGLKMLEDLARKPVVGVVPMLDVDIDDEDSLSQRLEYRPGEKVGLIDIAVIRLPRLSNFTDFSALERMEEVTLRYVRTPAELGSPDLIVLPGTKNTMDDLRWLRGSGLEGAVLKHAARGGAVIGICGGYQMLGRTISDPDNVEGGGALAGLGLLPHDTVFFGEKTRTRVTGRLEGLGGIFAGLSGVPVEGYEIHMGRTTADAPPICALRTLDGAEKADGLSAGSVWGCYVHGLFDTPACAAGVVDCLRRAKGLEPGAAAVDPATYKRRQYDKLADGVRAALDMGQIYRILNGENQ, from the coding sequence ATGGCAAAGGCGATTATGGTCCAGGGCACGGCCTCCAACGCGGGCAAGAGCCTGCTGTGCGCCGCGCTGTGCCGGATTTTTCACCAGGACGGCTACAGGGTGGCCCCCTTCAAGTCCCAGAATATGGCGCTCAACTCCTTCATCACGGAGGAGGGGCTGGAGATGGGGCGGGCCCAGGTGGTGCAGGCCGAGGCGGCGGAGGCCGTCCCCTCGGTGCGGATGAACCCCATCCTGTTAAAACCCCACAGCAACACCGGCTCCCAGGTCATCGTGAACGGCGTGCCCAGGGGCACCATGGCGGCGGCGGACTACTTCCGCTATAAGAAGCAGCTGATCCCCGAGGTCATGGCGGCCTACGGGAGCCTGGCGGCGGAGCACGACATTATCGTCATCGAGGGGGCGGGCAGCCCCGCGGAGATCAACCTCAAGGCCGACGACATCGTGAACATGGGCATGGCCCGCCGGGCAAACGCCCCCGTCCTGCTGTGCGGGGACATCGACCGGGGCGGGGTGTTCGCCGCCCTCTACGGCACGGTGGCCCTGCTGGAGCCCGACGAGCAGGCGATGATAAAGGGCCTCATCATCAACAAGTTCCGGGGCGACCCGGAGATTCTGCGCCCCGGCCTCAAGATGCTGGAGGATCTGGCCCGCAAGCCGGTGGTGGGCGTGGTGCCCATGCTGGACGTGGACATCGACGACGAGGACTCCCTCTCCCAGCGCCTGGAGTACCGGCCGGGGGAGAAGGTGGGGCTCATCGACATCGCGGTGATCCGCCTGCCCCGGCTGTCCAATTTCACCGATTTCAGCGCCCTGGAGCGCATGGAGGAGGTGACCCTGCGCTACGTCCGCACCCCGGCGGAGCTGGGCAGCCCCGACCTCATCGTCCTCCCCGGCACCAAGAACACCATGGACGACCTGCGCTGGCTGCGGGGCAGCGGCCTGGAGGGCGCGGTTTTGAAGCACGCCGCCCGGGGCGGCGCGGTGATCGGCATCTGCGGGGGCTACCAGATGCTGGGGCGCACCATCTCCGACCCGGATAACGTGGAGGGGGGCGGCGCCCTGGCCGGGCTGGGCCTGCTGCCCCACGACACGGTGTTCTTCGGAGAGAAGACCCGCACCCGGGTCACCGGGCGGCTGGAAGGCCTGGGCGGAATCTTCGCGGGGCTCTCGGGCGTGCCCGTCGAGGGGTACGAGATCCACATGGGCCGCACCACGGCGGACGCGCCGCCCATCTGCGCCCTGCGCACCCTGGACGGGGCGGAGAAGGCCGACGGCCTGAGCGCCGGCAGCGTGTGGGGCTGCTACGTCCACGGCCTGTTCGACACCCCGGCGTGCGCCGCCGGGGTGGTGGACTGCCTGCGCCGGGCCAAGGGCCTGGAGCCGGGGGCGGCGGCGGTGGACCCCGCCACGTACAAGCGCCGGCAGTACGACAAGTTGGCCGACGGGGTGCGCGCCGCCCTGGATATGGGCCAAATCTACAGGATTTTGAATGGAGAAAACCAATGA
- the cobD gene encoding threonine-phosphate decarboxylase, whose product MFEYTHGGDVYGRAETLLDFSANLNPLGMPPAVRRAAEEAVGDAARYPDALCRDLTAAIARRDGVPPGWVLCGNGAADLIFRLAFALRPGRALVTAPTFSEYAQALGAAGCAVTRHTLRREDGFDLTEDVLDALDGDLDLAFFCTPNNPTGRMIDPALLSRILARCAGRGITLAVDECFLELTQGAGLTGVLEEYPNLILFRAFTKSYAMPGLRLGYCLCAGGGLLERLWGAGQPWSVSAPAQAAGLAALRDCPDWPGRARALLAVERPRLADGLRGLGLEVIPGEANYLLFRAPGVTDLKERLLERGVLIRACANYPGLGPDDYRTAVRTAPENDILLEQLREVL is encoded by the coding sequence ATGTTTGAATACACCCACGGCGGGGACGTTTACGGGCGGGCGGAGACCCTGCTGGACTTCTCCGCCAACCTGAACCCCCTGGGTATGCCCCCGGCGGTGCGCCGGGCGGCGGAGGAGGCCGTTGGGGACGCGGCGCGCTACCCGGACGCCCTGTGCCGGGACTTAACCGCCGCCATCGCCCGCCGCGACGGCGTGCCGCCCGGGTGGGTGCTCTGCGGCAACGGCGCGGCGGACCTCATCTTCCGCCTGGCCTTCGCCCTGCGGCCCGGCCGGGCGCTGGTCACGGCCCCCACCTTCTCCGAGTACGCCCAGGCCCTGGGGGCGGCGGGCTGCGCGGTCACGCGGCACACCCTGCGCCGGGAGGACGGGTTTGATCTGACGGAAGATGTGCTGGACGCGCTGGACGGGGATTTGGACTTGGCCTTTTTCTGCACCCCCAACAACCCCACCGGGCGGATGATCGATCCGGCCCTGCTCTCCCGCATCCTGGCGCGCTGCGCCGGGCGGGGGATTACCCTGGCGGTGGACGAGTGCTTTCTGGAGCTGACGCAGGGGGCGGGGCTGACGGGCGTTCTGGAGGAATATCCCAACCTGATCCTCTTCCGGGCCTTTACCAAGAGCTACGCCATGCCCGGCCTGCGGCTGGGGTACTGCCTGTGCGCCGGCGGGGGGCTGCTGGAGCGGCTCTGGGGGGCGGGACAGCCCTGGAGCGTGTCCGCCCCCGCCCAGGCGGCGGGGCTGGCCGCGCTGCGGGACTGTCCGGACTGGCCGGGCCGGGCGCGGGCGCTGCTGGCCGTGGAGCGGCCCCGGCTGGCGGACGGCCTGCGGGGGCTGGGCCTGGAGGTGATTCCCGGCGAGGCCAACTACCTGCTCTTCCGTGCGCCGGGCGTTACGGATCTCAAGGAGCGGCTGCTGGAGCGGGGCGTGCTGATCCGCGCCTGCGCCAACTACCCCGGCCTGGGGCCGGACGACTACCGGACGGCGGTGCGCACCGCCCCGGAAAACGACATTCTGCTGGAGCAGCTGAGGGAGGTTCTGTAG
- the cbiB gene encoding cobalamin biosynthesis protein CobD gives MLRDWYTVNLAALLLGFCLDLLLGDPHWAPHPVRAIGSLIAALERLLRGLLPKTRRGERAGGVLLVLLVGGLSAGAAAGIFWLCAQVGFWLSFAAKVLLCYQLLAAKSLRDESMKVYYALKVGDLEGARHAVSMIVGRDTERLDEAGVAKAAVETVAENCSDGVVAPLLFMALGGPVAGVFYKAVNTMDSMVGYKNDRYLWFGRAAALLDDFLNLVPARLAGGLMCLGAGLVRYDARNALRIFRRDRRNHKSPNSAHTEAATAGALHIRLAGSAYYFGALVEKPAIGDADRPVEFLDILRANRLMYATVFLALALFCGAPLLALCTL, from the coding sequence ATGCTGAGGGACTGGTATACCGTCAATCTGGCGGCGCTGCTGCTGGGCTTCTGCCTGGATCTGCTGCTGGGCGATCCCCACTGGGCCCCCCACCCGGTGCGGGCCATAGGGAGCCTGATCGCCGCGCTGGAGCGCCTGCTGCGCGGGCTGCTGCCCAAGACCCGCCGCGGGGAGCGGGCGGGCGGCGTGCTGCTGGTGCTGCTGGTGGGGGGCCTCTCCGCCGGGGCGGCGGCGGGCATATTCTGGCTGTGCGCCCAGGTGGGCTTCTGGCTCTCCTTCGCCGCGAAGGTGCTGCTGTGCTACCAGCTTTTGGCCGCCAAGTCCCTGCGGGACGAGAGTATGAAGGTCTACTACGCCCTCAAGGTCGGAGACCTGGAGGGGGCCCGCCATGCCGTGTCCATGATCGTTGGCCGGGACACCGAGCGCCTGGACGAGGCGGGGGTGGCCAAGGCGGCGGTGGAGACGGTGGCGGAGAACTGCTCCGACGGGGTGGTCGCGCCTCTGCTCTTCATGGCCCTGGGGGGCCCCGTGGCGGGGGTATTTTACAAGGCGGTCAACACCATGGACTCCATGGTGGGCTACAAAAACGACAGATACCTGTGGTTCGGCCGCGCCGCCGCCCTGCTGGACGATTTCCTGAACCTCGTGCCCGCCCGGCTGGCCGGGGGGCTCATGTGCCTGGGGGCCGGGCTGGTGCGGTACGACGCCCGCAACGCCCTGCGGATCTTCCGCCGGGACCGCAGGAACCACAAGAGCCCCAACTCCGCCCACACCGAGGCGGCCACGGCGGGGGCGCTGCACATCCGGCTGGCGGGGAGCGCGTACTACTTCGGCGCGCTGGTGGAGAAGCCCGCCATCGGGGACGCGGACCGGCCGGTGGAGTTTCTGGACATTCTGCGCGCCAACCGCCTGATGTACGCCACGGTCTTCCTGGCGCTGGCGCTGTTCTGCGGCGCGCCGCTGCTGGCGCTGTGTACGCTTTAG
- the cobT gene encoding nicotinate-nucleotide--dimethylbenzimidazole phosphoribosyltransferase, with protein sequence MPLVTLKEAIAHIVPADPAAMAEAKRRWDSIAKPLGSLGLLEQAVIRVAGMTGSADLDLSRRAVVVMCADNGVVAEGVTQTGQEVTAIVTENMSTGDTSVCRMARVAGADVIPVDIGVARPVQGDKILQRCVRRGTGNIARGPAMTRGEAVEAVVTGINLVCELKQRGYTLLGTGEMGIGNTTTSSAVAAVLLGKSPAEVTGRGAGLTSEGLARKIAAVEAAIALNRPDPADGLDVVSKVGGLDLAGLAGVFLGGAYCRVPVLADGFISSVAALLATRMCPACADYMLGSHASGEPAGRMVLDALGLRPFLFADMCLGEGTGAAAVMPLLDMGLAVYREMATFDDIAVEAYQPLS encoded by the coding sequence ATGCCCCTCGTCACATTAAAGGAAGCAATCGCCCATATCGTCCCCGCCGACCCCGCCGCCATGGCGGAGGCCAAGCGCCGCTGGGACTCCATCGCCAAGCCTCTGGGCAGCCTGGGCCTGCTGGAGCAGGCGGTGATCCGGGTGGCGGGCATGACCGGCTCGGCCGACCTCGACTTGAGCCGCCGGGCCGTGGTGGTGATGTGCGCCGACAACGGCGTGGTGGCCGAGGGGGTCACCCAGACCGGGCAGGAGGTCACCGCCATCGTCACCGAGAACATGTCCACCGGGGACACCAGCGTGTGCCGCATGGCCCGGGTGGCTGGGGCCGACGTGATCCCCGTGGACATCGGGGTGGCCCGGCCCGTGCAGGGCGACAAGATCCTCCAGCGCTGCGTCCGCCGGGGCACCGGGAACATCGCCAGGGGCCCCGCCATGACCCGGGGCGAGGCGGTGGAGGCGGTGGTCACCGGGATCAACCTGGTGTGCGAGCTGAAACAGCGGGGCTATACCCTGCTGGGCACCGGGGAGATGGGCATCGGCAACACCACCACCTCCAGCGCCGTGGCCGCCGTGCTGCTGGGGAAAAGCCCGGCGGAGGTGACCGGCCGGGGCGCGGGCCTCACGTCCGAGGGCCTGGCGCGGAAAATCGCCGCCGTCGAGGCCGCCATCGCCCTGAACCGCCCCGACCCCGCCGACGGCCTGGACGTGGTGTCAAAGGTGGGGGGGCTGGATCTGGCGGGGCTGGCCGGGGTGTTCCTGGGCGGGGCCTACTGCCGCGTCCCCGTGCTGGCGGACGGCTTCATCTCCTCCGTGGCGGCCCTGCTGGCCACCCGGATGTGCCCCGCCTGCGCGGACTACATGCTGGGCAGCCACGCCTCCGGCGAGCCCGCCGGGCGCATGGTGCTGGACGCGCTGGGCCTGCGGCCCTTCCTCTTCGCGGACATGTGCCTGGGGGAGGGCACCGGGGCGGCGGCGGTGATGCCCCTGCTGGACATGGGCCTGGCCGTCTACCGGGAGATGGCCACCTTCGACGACATCGCCGTCGAGGCCTACCAGCCCCTGAGCTGA